Within the Streptomyces vilmorinianum genome, the region CAAAAACCCCAAGGGGCCCGCCCTCCGCGCGACCCCCGCCGCGTTCACCGCGTTCGTGAACGCCACCGCCCGGGGGCTTCTCGGCCGGTCCTAGCATGGGCCCATGCCCCAGACACCCTCACGAGTCGAACTGCGCCCGCTCACCCTCGACGACCAGGACGAGTTCTGCTCGCTCGTCCGGGCCAGCGCCGAGCTCCACACACCGTGGATGCAGCTCCCCGCGAACGCCGAGGAGTTCCACGCGTGGATGCGCCGTTTCGACGACGGCGCCAACCGGGGCTACCTGATCAGGGTCCGGGAGACGGGCGCCGCCGCCGGCATGGTCAACATCAACTCGATCATCCGGGGCCGCTACCAGGGCGCGTCCCTCGGCTACGCGGCCTTCGCCCCGTCCGCGGGGCGGGGGTACATGGCCGAGGGGCTCACCGCCGTCCTGTCGCACGCCTTCGACGACCTGCGGATCCACCGGCTGGAGGCGAACATCCAGCCCGGCAACAAGGCGTCCCTGGCCCTGGTCCAGCGCTTGGGCTTCCGGTACGAAGGCATGTCGCCCGACTACCTCTTCATCGACGGGGCCTGGCGCGACCACGAGCGGTGGTCCCTCACCGCCTCGGCTCCGTGGACTCCCGACCCCTCCCTTCCCGAGGTCTAGTGTCAGTGCCCGCTGGCACCATGCGGGCATGAGCGGTGGATCTTTCAACTGGCAAGAGTTCCTGGGGCGCTGGCAGCGGGAGTGGGTTCCGCGCGCGGACGCCGACGAGGACGAGGACGGCGAGGAGGGCGGGCAGGGCTTCGGCTCCCCCGCTCGACCCGCCGCCGGCGAGGCGGCGATCACGGCGGCCGAGGAGCGGCTGGGGCGGCGTCTGCCGCCCTCGTACCGGGAGTTCCTGGCCGTCAGCGACGGGTGGCACGTGGATCAGCCGGCCGGGATCTACCAGCTCGGTGGCGCGGCGGACATCGACTGGTTCGGGGACCCGTTCGACATGACGCCGATGTACGAGGAGGGTCTGGGGGACGATCCGGGCGAGGAGGAGGTCCTGCTCGCCGGCATGTGGCGACGGGCGCTGCGGCTGGAGACGGACTCCGACATGACGCACGCCCTGCTCGACCCGGGCGACACCGACCGGGACGGTGAGTGGGCGCTCTACGTCTACAAGGGCTGGGGCGGTGAGTTCCCGGACCGCTACCCGTCGTTCCGCGCGTACATGGAGGCCATGTACCGCGGCTTCCACGCCGACCGGGTGGACAGGCCGGACTTCGTGAACGCGACCACACGTGCGCAGGACGCCCGTGTGGAGGAGGCCCACAGGCTGGTTCTGCGCGGACGGTACGAGGAGGCGCTACCCCTGCTGGAGGAGGCCCGGTCCTTCGGGCGGCCGGAGAGCGCCGTCCTGCTGAACCAGCTCCGGCATCTGTCGGCTCCGCGCGGCGCCCAGGACTACGGCTTCCTGGTGGCCGATCCGCGCTACCTGCCGGAGCTTCTGCCCGTACAGGCCATGACGCCGGCACATGGCGAATGGCGGCTGGGCGGGGACGACCACTGGCTGGGCATGATGGAGGCCCGCGGGGTGCCCCGGGGCGCCGCCGAGGACGTGCTGGGCGCGCTGCGGGACGGCACCCATCGCTACGCGCCCGCCGGCGCGTGGGGCCGAGCCGTCGCCGAGGCGCGGGAGTCGGCCCGCTGGGGGGCGACCGACGCCGCGTGGCGGGTACTGCGGAACGCGCTCCCGCTGTGGGAGGGTCCCGGACCCTCGCTCGTCGCTCCGGTCGGCCTGCTCGCCGATCCGGTCCTGGGCCCGCTGGTCACCCCGGAGCGGGGGCGGGAGATCCTCGCGACACCGAGGGCGGGAGAGCGCGGCCCCGTTCTGGAGACCGCGCCCGATGTCGACCCGCCGGGTCTCGCCTGGCTGACGGAGCCCGCGGTGCACGGGCGACCGCTCGACGGATACCGGTGTGTCTGGGTCGAGGCGACTGACCCCGCCGGCCTGCCCGCCCTGATCGGCGAGGAGGGCGCCGAACTGAGCGCGGCCACCGATCCGGGTGAGGCGTCCCGGCGGGCGCCCCGGCCCCATGAGAGGGAGGGCGTGGAACTCTGGGAGGACCGCGCGGTGGTCGCCGCCGGCCGCACGGCTGAGGGGTGGGCGTTCGCCTTCGACGGCCACTCCCACCGGCATCTGAGCGAGCTGTTCCGCTCGCCCGCGCCGGCCGCCTCGCCGTCCGGGCGCGCGGTGGTGGTGTGGCGCGAGCCGAGGCGCTCGTCGCCGGACGACCGCCCGGCCGCCTTCCACCTCTCGGTGGCCGAACGGGGCGTGGAGCGGTACGCGTTCACCCTGCGGGGTGCGGAGACCGAGCGCTCCGGCGCGATACCCGAGGCACTGGACCCCGCACGGCTGTGCCGCCCGGAGGACTCCGAGACGGACCGCGAACTGCGGGTGCTGGAGGCCCTGCACACCGAACTCGGCCTCTCACTGCCGCGTTTCGCGCTGACCCGGGGCAGGCTCCCCACCTTCACGACCCGGTCGTGGACCCGGGCGCCGCAGGAGGGCGAGGGATTCGCCTACCTGACCTTCGTGCGGCACAGGCCGTGAGCCCGTTCCGGCTCACGGCAACGAGCGCGTGAGCCAGGCCACCTCGCCGTTCTCCTCCATCGACACACGGTCCCGCTCGAAGCCGAGCTTCTCCAGGACGCGGAGCGACGGCGTGTTCCATGTGCCGACGGTCGACCAGAGCCGTTCCCGCCCGGTCGCGATCGCGGCGTCGAGCACCGCTGCCGCGGCCTCGGTGGCGTAGCCGCGTCCGTGCGCGCGCTGGAACAGCTCGTAGGCGATCTCGGGCTCCTCCAGCGTGGTGCGGCCGATGATCAGCCCGCAGTAGCCGATGAAGTCGCCTTCCTCGCGGCGCTGGACGGGCAGCAGGGCGATCCCCGTGGTCTCCGTCGCCGCGAGGAACTCCGCGATGGAGGACCGGATGCGTTCCACCGGGGGCTTGCCCTTGCCGCGTTCGGCGAGCAGGTCGCAGAACTCCTCGGCGTCCGACTCGGCCCAGGGCCGCAGGATCAGCCGCTCGGTCTCCAGGTGGTACGGCATCGTCCGGTACGTGGTCATGACCCCACCCTCTCCTACGGGTCGTCGCGAACGCGCCCGGCCTCCCCCGGTCCCGGGGGAGGCCGGGCGCGTTCGCACTGCGACGATCAGGCCGAGAGGCCCAACTCGCGGGCGATCAGCATCCGCTGGACCTCGCTCGTGCCCTCGCCGATCTCCAGGATCTTCGAGTCGCGCCACATGCGGGCGACCGGGTACTCGTTCATGAACCCGTAGCCGCCGTGGATCTGCGTCGCCTCGCGGGCGTTGTCGACGGCCACCGTGGACGAGTAGAGCTTCGCCAGCGCCGCCTCCTTCTTGAACGGCTCGCCGAGCACCAGCCGGGAGGCCGCGTCGCGCCAGCCGATCCGGGCCATGTGCGCCCGCATCTCCATGTCCGCGATCTTGAACTGGATCGCCTGGTTGTCGCCGATCGGGCGGCCGAAGGCGTGACGTTCCTTCGCGTACTTCACCGACTCGTCGACACAGCCCTGCGCGAGGCCGGTCGCGAGCGCGGAGATCGCGATGCGGCCCTCGTCGAGGATCCGCAGGAACTGCGCGTACCCGCGGCCCTCCTCGCCGAGCAGGTTCGCGGCGGGCACGCGGACGTCGTCGAAGGAGAGCTCACGGGTGTCCGAGGCGTTCCAGCCGACCTTGGAGTAGGGCGCGGCCACCGTGAAGCCGGGGGTGCCGGAGGGGACGATGATCGAGGAGATCAGGGGCCGGCCGTCGGGCTTGCGGCCGGTGACGGCGGTGACCGTGACCAGACCCGTGATGTCCGTACCGGAGTTGGTGATGAAGCACTTCGACCCGTTGATGACCCACTCGTCGCCGTCGCGCACGGCGGTCGTACGGGTCCCGCCGGCGTCCGAGCCGGCGCCCGGCTCGGTCAGGCCGAAGGCGCCGAGGATCTCGCCCGAGCACATCCGGGGGAGCCACTCCCGCTTCTGCTCCTCGGTGCCGAAGCGGTAGACCGGCATCGCGCCGAGCGAGACGCCCGCCTCCAGGGTGATGGCGACGGAGGAGTCGACGCGGGCGAGCTCCTCGAGAGCGATGCCGAGGGCGAGGTAGTCGCCGCCCATCCCGCCGTACTCCTCCGGGAAGGGCAGACCGAACAGGCCCATGCGGCCCATCTCGCGGACGATCTCGTACGGGAACTCGTGGCGCTCGTAGTAGTCGCCGATCTTCGGGGCGACGACGTCGTGGGCGAACTCCTCCACGGTACGGCGGAGTTCCTCGTGCTCTTCGGAGAGCCGGTGGTCGAGGGACATGGTCAGGACTCCTTGTGAGAGTTCGCCGCGAGCGCGCGGACGGTACGGGAGGGGCTCGGGCGCCCCAGCTGTTCGGCCATCCACACGCTTGTGGCGGTGAGGGCGGCCAGGTCGACCCCGGTCTCGATGCCGAGGCCGTCGAGCATCCACACGAGGTCCTCGGTGGCGAGGTTGCCCGTGGCGCTCTTCGCGTACGGGCAGCCGCCGAGGCCGCCGGCCGAGGCGTCGACGGTGGTGACGCCGTGCTGCAGGGCGGCGAGGGTGTTGGAGAGGGCCTGGCCGTAGGTGTCGTGGAAGTGCACGGCGAGGCGGGAGGTGGGCACGCCGGCGCTGTTGAGCGCCGTGAGGAGCTTGTGGACGTGCCCGGGGGTGGCGACGCCGATGGTGTCGCCGAGGCTCAGCTCGTCGCAGCCCATGTCGGCGAGGGCCTTGGTGACGCGGACGACCTGCTCGACGGGGACGGCGCCCTCCCAGGGGTCGCCGAAGCACATCGAGAGATAGCCGCGGATGGTGAGGCCCTGCTCTATGGCACGCGTGACGACGGGCTCGAACATGGCGAGGGCCTCGTCGACGGTCCGGTTGAGGTTGGCCTTCGCGAAGGACTCCGTGGCGGAGGCGAAGACGGCGACCTCGCGGGCGCCGAGAGCGAGGGCCCGGTCGAGCCCCCGCTCGTTGGGCACGAGGACGGGCAGCCGCGCCGGGACGTCCTTCAGGAGCGGGAACAGCTCCTCGGCGTCGGCCAGCTGGGGCACCCACTTGGGGTGCACGAAGCTGGTGGCCTCGACGGTGGAGAGCCCGGCGCCGGCGAGCCGCCGGACGAACTCGGCCTTGACGGAGGTCGGGACGACGGTCTTCTCGTTCTGCAGCCCGTCGCGCGGCCCGACCTCATGGATCCGGACGCGGGCGGGAAGCCCGGGGGCGGGCACGTGCATGGGCAGGCCCGTGGTGCCCGTGGTGCCCGTGGTGCCCGTGGTGCCCGTGGTGCCCGTGGTCATGATTCC harbors:
- a CDS encoding GNAT family N-acetyltransferase, whose protein sequence is MPQTPSRVELRPLTLDDQDEFCSLVRASAELHTPWMQLPANAEEFHAWMRRFDDGANRGYLIRVRETGAAAGMVNINSIIRGRYQGASLGYAAFAPSAGRGYMAEGLTAVLSHAFDDLRIHRLEANIQPGNKASLALVQRLGFRYEGMSPDYLFIDGAWRDHERWSLTASAPWTPDPSLPEV
- a CDS encoding SMI1/KNR4 family protein, which translates into the protein MSGGSFNWQEFLGRWQREWVPRADADEDEDGEEGGQGFGSPARPAAGEAAITAAEERLGRRLPPSYREFLAVSDGWHVDQPAGIYQLGGAADIDWFGDPFDMTPMYEEGLGDDPGEEEVLLAGMWRRALRLETDSDMTHALLDPGDTDRDGEWALYVYKGWGGEFPDRYPSFRAYMEAMYRGFHADRVDRPDFVNATTRAQDARVEEAHRLVLRGRYEEALPLLEEARSFGRPESAVLLNQLRHLSAPRGAQDYGFLVADPRYLPELLPVQAMTPAHGEWRLGGDDHWLGMMEARGVPRGAAEDVLGALRDGTHRYAPAGAWGRAVAEARESARWGATDAAWRVLRNALPLWEGPGPSLVAPVGLLADPVLGPLVTPERGREILATPRAGERGPVLETAPDVDPPGLAWLTEPAVHGRPLDGYRCVWVEATDPAGLPALIGEEGAELSAATDPGEASRRAPRPHEREGVELWEDRAVVAAGRTAEGWAFAFDGHSHRHLSELFRSPAPAASPSGRAVVVWREPRRSSPDDRPAAFHLSVAERGVERYAFTLRGAETERSGAIPEALDPARLCRPEDSETDRELRVLEALHTELGLSLPRFALTRGRLPTFTTRSWTRAPQEGEGFAYLTFVRHRP
- a CDS encoding GNAT family N-acetyltransferase: MTTYRTMPYHLETERLILRPWAESDAEEFCDLLAERGKGKPPVERIRSSIAEFLAATETTGIALLPVQRREEGDFIGYCGLIIGRTTLEEPEIAYELFQRAHGRGYATEAAAAVLDAAIATGRERLWSTVGTWNTPSLRVLEKLGFERDRVSMEENGEVAWLTRSLP
- a CDS encoding acyl-CoA dehydrogenase family protein; this translates as MSLDHRLSEEHEELRRTVEEFAHDVVAPKIGDYYERHEFPYEIVREMGRMGLFGLPFPEEYGGMGGDYLALGIALEELARVDSSVAITLEAGVSLGAMPVYRFGTEEQKREWLPRMCSGEILGAFGLTEPGAGSDAGGTRTTAVRDGDEWVINGSKCFITNSGTDITGLVTVTAVTGRKPDGRPLISSIIVPSGTPGFTVAAPYSKVGWNASDTRELSFDDVRVPAANLLGEEGRGYAQFLRILDEGRIAISALATGLAQGCVDESVKYAKERHAFGRPIGDNQAIQFKIADMEMRAHMARIGWRDAASRLVLGEPFKKEAALAKLYSSTVAVDNAREATQIHGGYGFMNEYPVARMWRDSKILEIGEGTSEVQRMLIARELGLSA
- a CDS encoding hydroxymethylglutaryl-CoA lyase; this encodes MTTGTTGTTGTTGTTGTTGLPMHVPAPGLPARVRIHEVGPRDGLQNEKTVVPTSVKAEFVRRLAGAGLSTVEATSFVHPKWVPQLADAEELFPLLKDVPARLPVLVPNERGLDRALALGAREVAVFASATESFAKANLNRTVDEALAMFEPVVTRAIEQGLTIRGYLSMCFGDPWEGAVPVEQVVRVTKALADMGCDELSLGDTIGVATPGHVHKLLTALNSAGVPTSRLAVHFHDTYGQALSNTLAALQHGVTTVDASAGGLGGCPYAKSATGNLATEDLVWMLDGLGIETGVDLAALTATSVWMAEQLGRPSPSRTVRALAANSHKES